In one window of Arachis ipaensis cultivar K30076 chromosome B06, Araip1.1, whole genome shotgun sequence DNA:
- the LOC107645502 gene encoding zeatin O-glucosyltransferase (The sequence of the model RefSeq protein was modified relative to this genomic sequence to represent the inferred CDS: added 111 bases not found in genome assembly) gives MASSSYQTSPTATNYNSTTKAHHQAQKAHHHHDHDIVVVVVPFPAQGHLNQLLHLSRIILSYNIPVHFVGTPIHNRQALTRLHGWEWDPRSVLNFHDFKVPPFPSPPPDPNALRQTHSNFPSHLLPSFQTAAMHLREPVRSLLSSISSVARRVVVIHDSLMASVVQDAVHLSNCESYTFHSVSAFTMFFYFWNVMGTPMLQSSIASHIPQVPSLEGCFTTQFVDFISSQYEFHKFSSGTIYNTTRAIEGPYMDLIERMVSYKTHWALGPFNPLIPSSTSNNNKHPCMDWLDEQEDNSVLYVSFGTTTAFKEEQIMELAIGLEGSKQKFLWVLRDADKGDVFKEDGKREVKVPKGFEERVKGMGMVVRDWAPQLEILGHRATGGFMSHCGWNSCMESITMGVPIATWPMHSDQPRNRVLVTEVLRIGLVVKDWSHRDEVVAASAVEDAVRRLMATEEGEAMRERAMKLMNAIHKSKDEGGVSRVEIDSFIAHITR, from the coding sequence GTGGTGGTGGTTCCATTCCCGGCCCAAGGGCACCTCAACCAACTCCTCCACCTCTCACGCATCATCCTCTCCTACAACATCCCGGTCCACTTCGTCGGAACTCCAATCCACAACCGCCAAGCCCTCACGCGCCTCCATGGATGGGAGTGGGACCCACGCTCCGTGCTCAACTTCCATGACTTCAAGGTCCCTCCTTTTCCCTCTCCTCCGCCTGATCCCAATGCACTCCGTCAAACCCATTCAAACTTCCCCTCCCACCTCCTCCCTTCATTCCAAACCGCCGCCATGCACCTCCGCGAACCAGTTCGATCTTTGTTGTCTTCCATCTCCTCCGTCGCCAGAAGAGTCGTCGTGATCCACGACTCCCTTATGGCCTCCGTCGTCCAAGACGCCGTACACTTATCGAACTGTGAAAGCTACACTTTCCACAGCGTCTCCGCCTTCACCATGTTCTTCTACTTCTGGAACGTTATGGGAACACCCATGCTTCAATCTTCCATAGCCTCTCACATACCTCAAGTTCCTTCTCTTGAAGGTTGCTTCACTACCCAGTTCGTTGATTTCATAAGTTCCCAATACGAGTTCCATAAGTTCAGCAGTGGAACCATTTACAACACTACCAGAGCCATTGAAGGTCCTTACATGGACCTCATAGAGCGTATGGTTAGTTACAAGACTCACTGGGCTCTGGGACCCTTCAACCCTTTGATACCTTCGTCTACAAGTAACAACAACAAGCACCCTTGCATGGATTGGCTTGATGAACAAGAAGATAATTCAGTGCTGTATGTTTCGTTTGGAACAACAACAGCATTCAAAGAGGAACAAATCATGGAGCTGGCAATTGGGTTGGAAGGAAGCAAGCAGAAGTTTCTTTGGGTTCTAAGAGATGCAGACAAAGGAGACGTGTTCAAAGAAGATGGAAAGAGAGAGGTGAAGGTTCCAAAGGGGTTCGAAGAACGAGTGAAAGGGATGGGAATGGTGGTTAGGGATTGGGCGCCACAGTTGGAAATATTAGGGCACCGTGCAACGGGTGGGTTTATGAGTCATTGTGGTTGGAATTCGTGCATGGAGAGCATAACAATGGGGGTGCCAATTGCCACGTGGCCTATGCATTCGGATCAACCGAGGAACAGGGTGCTGGTGACGGAGGTGCTTAGGATTGGGCTGGTGGTGAAGGATTGGAGCCACAGGGATGAGGTGGTGGCGGCTTCGGCGGTGGAAGATGCGGTGAGGAGGTTGATGGCGACGGAAGAGGGAGAAGCAATGAGAGAAAGAGCCATGAAGTTGATGAATGCGATCCACAAGTCCAAAGATGAAGGTGGTGTTTCTCGTGTCGAAATTGACTCTTTCATTGCTCATATAACTAGATGA
- the LOC107645503 gene encoding tRNA-splicing endonuclease subunit Sen54 isoform X1 — translation METKSFEEPSSTDDEVYLQNASDEDDNESAFSSSSTTKLQFRYVKSKAVWNDEMGMAEVIENRGKTWVTTGIVRSGKVYSSIEESLYLMEIGALDLLDDCERSMSLMDMYEKIAGGKSECCWEMFEVYRHLKSLGYIVGRHGVAWSLKGIKSSHKAVDVAEETEQGVDLMSSKSELSINKLLSEMQINGLRPDFDVYLPNSRFRKSSPGDPSFLLYLSRGDPPSKAETEALEKQCGGLPLKIGLVTEGRVSFFSFEKVELPLLP, via the exons ATGGAAACCAAGTCATTTGAGGAACCTTCTTCCACCGACGATGAGGTCTACTTGCAAAATGCAAGTGATGAAGATGATAATGAGAGTGCCTTTTCCTCCAGTTCCACCACCAAGTTACAGTTCAG ATACGTGAAATCCAAAGCTGTTTGGAATGATGAGATGGGAATGGCTGAAGTCATTGAAAATCGTGGCAAAACATGGGTCACAACTGGGATAGTTCGAAGTGGCAAGGTTTATTCTTCCATTGAGGAGTCTTT GTATTTGATGGAGATAGGAGCCTTAGATCTCTTAGATGATTGTGAAAGAAGCATGTCCCTAATGGATATGTATGAAAAGATTGCTGGAGGTAAGAGTGAGTGTTGCTGGGAGATGTTTGAGGTTTACAGGCACCTCAAGTCACTTGGCTACATAGTTGGGCGGCACGGCGTTGCTTGGAGTTTGAAGGGAATTAAAAGTTCCCATAAGGCTGTTGATGTTGCCGAAGAAACCGAACAAGGAGTAGACTTGATGAGCTCCAAATCCGAGCTTTCCATCAATAAGTTATTAAGTGAGATGCAGATTAATGGTTTAAGGCCAGATTTCGATGTTTATCTTCCAAACAGTAGGTTTAGGAAGTCTTCCCCGGGTGATCCTAGTTTTCTGCTATACTTATCTCG GGGTGATCCACCATCTAAAGCAGAAACAGAAGCTCTTGAAAAACAATGTGGTGGCCTTCCTTTGAAGATTGGCTTAGTCACGGAGGGACGGGTCAGTTTCTTTTCCTTTGAGAAGGTGGAACTTCCTCTTCTACCCTGA
- the LOC107645504 gene encoding mitochondrial acidic protein MAM33, producing MAKSVRNLTKGLKAIEDLELLKLLKSEISFELSSNPFQGAETGSLGEFVVDYDSPRSKDVVFRRKLDSGEEVAVSAQLGPPNYDNDLVFQRNAFAKVCVKKPSFSSILQFDCQVYQVDDRSSEFSIDGAYYLRSSMSLIPSIYKGPFFSELDSKLQDALKEYLISKGIGTSLTNFILHYLHNKEQQQYVNWLKKGEDFLTKN from the exons ATGGCGAAATCGGTGAGGAATCTCACCAAGGGACTCAAAGCTATTGAAGACTTGGAACTTCTCAAGCTCTTGAAATCCGAGATCAGTTTCGAACTTTCTTCTAATCCATTTCAG GGTGCCGAAACTGGTTCGTTAGGGGAATTCGTGGTGGACTATGATTCGCCACGGTCAAAAGACGTGGTTTTCCGGAGGAAACTCGATTCCGGTGAGGAAGTTGCAGTTTCTGCTCAATTGGGTCCTCCTAACTATGATAATGACCTCGTTTTTCAAAGGAATGCTTTTGCCAAAGTGTGTGTGAAGAAGCCTTCATTCAGCTCCATTTTGCAGTTTGATTGTCAGGTTTATCAAGTCGATGATAGGAGCTCTGAATTCAGCATTGATGGTGCTTATTATCTCAGATCATCCATGTCTTTGATTCCTTCCATTTACAAAGGCCCCTTCTTcag CGAATTGGATAGCAAGTTGCAGGATGCACTCAAGGAATACCTCATATCTAAAGGTATTGGAACAAGCCTCACCAATTTCATCCTCCACTATCTACACAATAAAGAGCAGCAGCAATATGTGAATTGGCTGAAAAAAGGTGAAGATTTTCTGACCAAAAACTGA
- the LOC107645501 gene encoding transcription initiation factor IIB — MSDAFCSDCKRQTEVVFDHSAGDTVCSECGLVLESHSIDETSEWRTFANESGDNDPVRVXXPTNPLLADGGLSTVIAKPNGASGELFSSSLGRWQNRGSNPDRGLILAFKTIATMSDRLGLVATIKDRANEIYKRVEDQKSSRGRNQDALLAACLYIACRQEDKPRTVKEICSVANGASKKEIGRAKEYIVKQLGLEKGQSVEMGTIHAGDFMRRFCSNLGMNNQAVKAAQEAVQRSEEFDIRRSPISIAAAVIYIITQLSDDKKALKEISLATGVAEGTIRNSYKDLYPHVSKIIPNWYAKEEDLKNLCSP; from the exons ATGTCTGATGCGTTTTGCTCCGACTGCAAGCGGCAGACGGAGGTGGTTTTCGACCACTCCGCCGGCGACACCGTCTGCTCCGAGTGCGGTCTCGTTCTCGAGTCCCACTCCATTGACGAGACCTCGGAGTGGAGGACCTTTGCTAACGAGTCCGGGGATAACGATCCGGTTCGTGT NNNNNNNCCCACTAACCCGCTCCTTGCCGACGGTGGCCTTAGCACTGTCATCGCCAAGCCCAACGGCGCCAGCGGCGAGTTGTTCTCGTCTTCCCTTGGCCGCTGGCAGAACCGTGGCTCTAATCCTGATCGCGGTCTCATCCTCGCTTTCAAGACAATCGCCACTATGTCCGATAG GTTGGGACTCGTCGCAACCATCAAG GATCGAGCTAATGAGATATACAAGCGGGTTGAAGATCAGAAGTCTAGTAGAGGAAGAAATCAGGATGCATTATTGGCTGCTTGCCTCTACATTGCTTGTAGACAGGAGGACAAGCCACGCACTGTAAAGG AAATTTGCTCTGTTGCCAATGGAGCGTCAAAGAAGGAAATTGGCCGAGCAAAAGAATACATAGTGAAACAACTGGGTTTGGAGAAAGGTCAATCTGTGGAGATGGGAACAATACATGCTGGTGACTTTAtg AGGCGATTTTGTTCTAATCTTGGTATGAATAATCAAGCTGTCAAAGCTGCTCAAGAAGCTGTTCAGAGATCAGAAGAGTTTGATATACG GCGGAGTCCCATATCAATTGCTGCAGCAGTGATATACATCATAACTCAGCTGTCAGATGATAAAAAAGCTCTCAAAG AAATATCATTAGCCACAGGAGTTGCAGAAGGAACCATTAGGAACTCGTACAAGGATCTTTACCCTCATGTTTCAAAAATAATACCAAACTGGTATGCAAAGGAGGAAGATTTGAAGAACCTTTGCAGCCCTTGA
- the LOC107645503 gene encoding tRNA-splicing endonuclease subunit Sen54 isoform X2, with protein METKSFEEPSSTDDEVYLQNASDEDDNESAFSSSSTTKLQYVKSKAVWNDEMGMAEVIENRGKTWVTTGIVRSGKVYSSIEESLYLMEIGALDLLDDCERSMSLMDMYEKIAGGKSECCWEMFEVYRHLKSLGYIVGRHGVAWSLKGIKSSHKAVDVAEETEQGVDLMSSKSELSINKLLSEMQINGLRPDFDVYLPNSRFRKSSPGDPSFLLYLSRGDPPSKAETEALEKQCGGLPLKIGLVTEGRVSFFSFEKVELPLLP; from the exons ATGGAAACCAAGTCATTTGAGGAACCTTCTTCCACCGACGATGAGGTCTACTTGCAAAATGCAAGTGATGAAGATGATAATGAGAGTGCCTTTTCCTCCAGTTCCACCACCAAGTTACA ATACGTGAAATCCAAAGCTGTTTGGAATGATGAGATGGGAATGGCTGAAGTCATTGAAAATCGTGGCAAAACATGGGTCACAACTGGGATAGTTCGAAGTGGCAAGGTTTATTCTTCCATTGAGGAGTCTTT GTATTTGATGGAGATAGGAGCCTTAGATCTCTTAGATGATTGTGAAAGAAGCATGTCCCTAATGGATATGTATGAAAAGATTGCTGGAGGTAAGAGTGAGTGTTGCTGGGAGATGTTTGAGGTTTACAGGCACCTCAAGTCACTTGGCTACATAGTTGGGCGGCACGGCGTTGCTTGGAGTTTGAAGGGAATTAAAAGTTCCCATAAGGCTGTTGATGTTGCCGAAGAAACCGAACAAGGAGTAGACTTGATGAGCTCCAAATCCGAGCTTTCCATCAATAAGTTATTAAGTGAGATGCAGATTAATGGTTTAAGGCCAGATTTCGATGTTTATCTTCCAAACAGTAGGTTTAGGAAGTCTTCCCCGGGTGATCCTAGTTTTCTGCTATACTTATCTCG GGGTGATCCACCATCTAAAGCAGAAACAGAAGCTCTTGAAAAACAATGTGGTGGCCTTCCTTTGAAGATTGGCTTAGTCACGGAGGGACGGGTCAGTTTCTTTTCCTTTGAGAAGGTGGAACTTCCTCTTCTACCCTGA